Proteins found in one Actinokineospora alba genomic segment:
- a CDS encoding pyridoxal phosphate-dependent aminotransferase translates to MPRCVDLREDGLGRAVAGRRVIMRMHANEHPDGPPADVADALRAVIPELHRYPPPVSALETAIAELHDVPLNRVLVGAGSAEVISLAWRAFTGPDRPAFFHEPEFELYALLGAQCGTPTLTRAVGAADSYADLSEYLADRGPVGLVALSNPHNPTGAFRPRRAVADLVAALPATTVVLNDEAYHDYADPAADELPLAALSELPNVLTTRTFSKIHGLAGLRVGYGIGHASLIGALRSLQTPFSVSAAGCVAALAALADPESPARRREGNRLRRQELADALAGRGFDVTPSQANFLYARPPREPGGWAARLLDLGVRVAPAGDGLRVTVGTAAELAALLTAVDEILATAT, encoded by the coding sequence GTGCCGCGCTGCGTTGATCTTCGCGAGGACGGGCTCGGGCGAGCAGTGGCGGGCCGCCGCGTGATCATGCGCATGCACGCCAATGAGCACCCGGATGGACCACCGGCCGACGTGGCCGACGCGCTGCGCGCGGTGATCCCGGAGCTGCACCGGTATCCGCCCCCGGTGAGCGCCCTGGAGACGGCGATCGCGGAGCTGCACGACGTGCCGCTGAACCGGGTGCTGGTCGGCGCGGGCAGCGCCGAGGTCATCAGCCTGGCCTGGCGGGCGTTCACCGGCCCGGACCGGCCCGCCTTCTTCCACGAGCCGGAGTTCGAGCTGTACGCGCTGCTCGGCGCCCAGTGCGGCACGCCGACGCTGACCAGGGCGGTCGGTGCGGCGGACTCATACGCGGACCTCTCCGAGTACCTGGCCGACCGCGGACCGGTCGGGCTGGTCGCCCTGTCCAATCCGCACAACCCGACGGGTGCCTTCCGGCCAAGGCGGGCGGTCGCGGACCTGGTGGCCGCCCTGCCCGCCACCACCGTGGTGCTCAACGACGAGGCCTACCACGACTACGCGGACCCGGCGGCGGACGAACTCCCGCTCGCTGCCCTGTCCGAGTTGCCCAATGTCCTGACCACCAGGACCTTTTCGAAGATCCACGGCTTGGCCGGGTTGCGCGTCGGCTACGGCATCGGCCACGCCTCCCTGATCGGCGCGCTGCGCTCGCTGCAGACGCCGTTCAGCGTGAGCGCGGCCGGGTGCGTCGCCGCGCTGGCCGCGCTCGCCGACCCGGAGTCGCCCGCCCGACGCCGGGAGGGCAACCGGCTGCGCAGGCAAGAGCTCGCGGACGCGTTGGCGGGGCGCGGTTTCGACGTGACGCCGAGCCAGGCCAACTTCCTGTACGCCCGCCCACCCCGGGAGCCCGGGGGCTGGGCGGCCCGGCTCCTCGACCTCGGGGTGCGGGTCGCCCCGGCGGGCGACGGCCTGCGGGTGACCGTGGGCACCGCGGCCGAATTGGCCGCACTCCTGACCGCGGTGGACGAGATCCTCGCCACCGCAACGTGA
- a CDS encoding class I SAM-dependent methyltransferase, protein MKTNVIDNIYNNTVTAYAISAAWELGLLERLEASEQPVNLAEFAAEQDLDSPSVEAVTRGLALAEVVHLAADRRTAVRGPQFAETWAKKGFFYWLTRGCGDLFRTMPELVRNERRTGDYVTRDYKAIGLAARDAGFSYVDPTFYKIIADRGLSVGADLGCGSGERLIKLAGRDPEFRGIGVDIAPGALALAKASVDEAGLADRLSVVHGDATRMEFRPEFADVEFVCTFMMGHDLWPREECLNSLKLIGEAFPKATDLIVCDTYRSDLAPTEQHPVFTLGFETAHAVMGQMLPSLGEWTEVLAEAGWRTADIIDFDLPPYTALMHLTREQAE, encoded by the coding sequence ATGAAGACGAACGTGATCGACAACATATACAACAACACCGTGACCGCCTACGCGATCTCCGCGGCGTGGGAGCTGGGCCTGCTGGAGCGGCTGGAGGCCTCCGAGCAGCCGGTGAACTTAGCGGAGTTCGCCGCCGAGCAGGACCTCGACAGCCCGTCGGTGGAGGCGGTGACCCGGGGCTTGGCGCTGGCCGAGGTCGTGCACCTCGCCGCCGACCGCCGCACGGCCGTGCGGGGCCCGCAGTTCGCCGAGACCTGGGCGAAGAAGGGCTTCTTCTACTGGCTCACCCGCGGCTGCGGGGACCTGTTCCGGACCATGCCCGAGCTGGTCCGCAATGAGCGCCGCACCGGCGACTACGTGACCCGCGACTACAAGGCGATCGGCCTGGCCGCCCGGGACGCGGGGTTCTCCTACGTCGACCCGACCTTCTACAAGATCATCGCGGACCGGGGCCTGAGCGTTGGCGCCGACCTCGGCTGCGGCAGCGGCGAACGACTGATCAAATTGGCCGGTCGGGACCCGGAGTTCCGCGGGATCGGCGTGGACATCGCACCGGGCGCCCTGGCGCTGGCCAAGGCGTCGGTGGACGAGGCGGGCCTCGCGGACCGCCTGTCGGTGGTTCACGGCGACGCGACCCGAATGGAGTTCCGCCCGGAGTTCGCCGACGTCGAGTTCGTCTGCACCTTCATGATGGGCCACGACCTCTGGCCCCGGGAGGAGTGCCTGAACAGCCTGAAGCTGATCGGCGAGGCGTTCCCGAAGGCCACCGACCTGATCGTCTGCGACACGTACCGCTCCGATCTCGCGCCCACCGAGCAGCACCCGGTGTTCACCCTCGGCTTCGAGACCGCGCACGCCGTGATGGGGCAGATGCTGCCCTCGCTGGGGGAGTGGACCGAGGTCCTGGCCGAGGCGGGCTGGCGGACGGCCGACATCATCGACTTCGACCTTCCCCCGTACACCGCGCTGATGCATTTGACCCGGGAGCAAGCGGAGTGA
- a CDS encoding ATP-grasp domain-containing protein: MSEMKDLESGAAGAGGPGRHILILNRFDRETDCRYPRYVDHAVDRVAYIASTAGHSGVDTALAEAVGVVDDLADWQAVSKLALGIVREFGPLDHVVALFERDLEVAARLRELLDVPGPRPAEIERVRDKVTMKELVVAAGLRVPRFTDVGSPEQVARFAEETGFPVVLKPRDGSGSQGIYLINSAASLAETLASPLENYSCEEFIDATMYQVDGVVQDGAVRVLRAFRLLNTCLDYTLGQPFGSVASDDPVLEKRLAGYSEVVMAALGVRDSVFHLEVFVVDRPADPTAVPAAYDDLVFLEVAARPGGAELPHLWREVYGLDLLEVATRLTLGESPRLAPSAAGGEAGGYLLMPEPPVRPCRVVSTTSLLDRVPEMYAEVLPAPGAVLDGTGGAKETGGRYRFRAATGRDVERAVRQVIDAYELAWEPVDEGERVVRRTAGRAQSVARP, encoded by the coding sequence ATGAGCGAGATGAAAGACCTGGAGAGTGGGGCCGCGGGAGCCGGTGGGCCGGGCAGGCACATCCTGATCCTCAACAGGTTCGACCGGGAGACGGACTGCCGCTACCCGCGGTACGTCGACCACGCGGTCGACCGGGTCGCCTACATCGCGTCCACCGCGGGGCACAGCGGCGTGGACACGGCACTGGCCGAGGCGGTGGGCGTGGTCGACGACCTCGCCGACTGGCAGGCGGTCTCGAAGCTGGCCCTCGGCATCGTGCGGGAGTTCGGTCCGCTCGACCATGTCGTGGCGCTGTTCGAACGGGACCTGGAGGTTGCGGCCCGCCTGCGCGAACTGCTGGACGTCCCCGGTCCGCGGCCGGCCGAGATCGAACGGGTCCGCGACAAGGTGACGATGAAGGAACTGGTCGTCGCGGCGGGACTGCGGGTTCCGCGGTTCACCGACGTCGGGTCGCCGGAGCAGGTGGCCCGGTTCGCCGAGGAAACCGGTTTCCCCGTGGTCCTCAAGCCCCGCGACGGTTCGGGCAGCCAGGGCATCTACCTGATCAACTCGGCCGCCTCGCTGGCGGAGACCCTCGCCTCGCCGCTGGAGAACTACTCCTGCGAGGAGTTCATCGACGCGACGATGTACCAGGTCGACGGGGTGGTGCAGGACGGGGCGGTGCGGGTGCTGCGGGCCTTCCGGCTGCTGAACACCTGTCTGGACTACACCCTGGGGCAGCCGTTCGGCTCCGTCGCCAGCGATGATCCGGTGCTGGAGAAGCGCCTCGCCGGGTACTCCGAGGTGGTCATGGCCGCCCTCGGGGTGCGCGACAGCGTCTTCCACCTGGAGGTGTTCGTGGTGGACCGGCCCGCCGATCCCACGGCGGTCCCCGCAGCCTACGACGACCTGGTCTTCCTCGAGGTGGCGGCGCGCCCCGGGGGCGCGGAACTGCCGCACCTGTGGCGCGAGGTGTACGGGCTCGACCTCCTGGAGGTCGCCACCCGGCTCACCCTCGGGGAGTCCCCGCGACTGGCCCCGTCCGCGGCCGGGGGCGAGGCGGGCGGCTACCTGCTGATGCCCGAGCCGCCGGTCCGGCCCTGCCGGGTCGTCTCCACGACCTCGCTCCTGGACCGGGTGCCGGAGATGTACGCGGAGGTGCTGCCCGCGCCGGGCGCCGTGCTCGACGGCACCGGCGGGGCCAAGGAGACCGGCGGCCGCTACCGCTTCCGGGCCGCCACCGGCCGGGACGTCGAACGCGCGGTCCGGCAGGTGATCGACGCGTACGAGCTCGCCTGGGAGCCCGTGGACGAGGGGGAGCGCGTGGTCCGCCGGACGGCGGGACGCGCGCAGTCCGTGGCCCGCCCATGA
- a CDS encoding MFS transporter, which yields MTVGPARPRFGQVFAIGEFRMLWLAQLVAVGGNQLAKVALAVLVFERSASAGLAALTYALTLLPELIGGPLLSWLADRYPRRGLMVVCDLARAGLVAAMAVPDTPLWVLGALLILVQLLQSPHMAARAALLATMVRGEAYLAAAAVVNVTAQLGQLAGFAAGGLAVALLGPSAALLVNAGTFVLSALLTQFGLVKRARPAGAPPGASRWSAVTGGAGMVRADRRLLLLLAFGCVSGFYACKEGLAAPYAEALGHGPSGVGLLLAASPAGAVVGVFLLTRFVSPDRGLRLLGPLAVASCAVLVFTVVSPGIAVTCALFALSGLFSAYQVPANAAYSLAVPDAMRGQAFGVASAAVRVAQGVGISAAGFAADLIPAQVVIAVFALIGAGASVALAVAWSRLSQERAGAEPAPVPAG from the coding sequence ATGACCGTGGGGCCTGCGCGGCCCCGCTTCGGGCAGGTGTTCGCCATCGGCGAGTTCCGCATGCTGTGGCTGGCGCAGCTGGTCGCGGTGGGCGGCAACCAGCTCGCGAAGGTGGCGCTGGCGGTGCTCGTGTTCGAGCGCAGTGCCTCCGCGGGTCTGGCGGCGCTGACCTACGCCCTGACGCTGCTGCCGGAGCTGATCGGCGGTCCGCTGCTGTCCTGGCTGGCCGACCGCTACCCGCGCCGCGGGCTGATGGTGGTGTGCGACCTGGCCCGGGCGGGCCTGGTCGCCGCCATGGCCGTCCCGGACACTCCACTGTGGGTGCTGGGCGCGCTGCTGATCCTCGTGCAGCTGCTGCAGTCACCGCACATGGCGGCCCGGGCGGCGCTGCTGGCGACGATGGTGCGGGGCGAGGCGTACCTCGCCGCCGCGGCGGTGGTGAACGTGACCGCCCAGCTCGGGCAGCTCGCCGGGTTCGCGGCGGGCGGGCTCGCCGTCGCTCTTCTCGGCCCCTCGGCGGCGTTGCTCGTCAACGCGGGCACGTTCGTGCTGTCGGCCCTGCTGACCCAGTTCGGGCTCGTGAAGCGGGCCCGGCCCGCCGGTGCGCCGCCGGGCGCGAGCCGGTGGAGCGCGGTCACCGGCGGGGCGGGCATGGTCCGCGCCGACCGCAGGCTGCTGTTGCTGTTGGCTTTCGGCTGTGTGTCAGGGTTCTACGCTTGCAAGGAAGGACTCGCGGCGCCCTACGCCGAGGCCCTGGGGCACGGACCGTCGGGAGTGGGGCTGCTGCTGGCGGCCAGCCCCGCCGGGGCCGTCGTCGGGGTGTTCCTGCTGACCCGGTTCGTCAGCCCGGACCGGGGGCTGCGGCTGTTGGGCCCGCTCGCGGTCGCCTCGTGCGCGGTGCTGGTGTTCACGGTGGTCTCGCCCGGCATCGCGGTCACCTGTGCCCTGTTCGCACTGTCCGGCCTGTTCTCCGCGTACCAGGTGCCCGCGAACGCCGCGTACAGCCTCGCCGTGCCCGACGCCATGCGCGGCCAGGCCTTCGGCGTCGCCTCCGCGGCGGTCCGGGTGGCGCAGGGCGTGGGCATCTCGGCGGCGGGCTTCGCCGCGGACCTCATCCCCGCGCAGGTTGTCATCGCGGTGTTCGCCCTGATCGGGGCGGGGGCATCGGTCGCGCTCGCGGTGGCTTGGTCGCGGCTGTCCCAGGAGCGGGCCGGGGCGGAACCGGCACCCGTGCCCGCGGGCTAG